Proteins co-encoded in one Stomoxys calcitrans chromosome 5, idStoCalc2.1, whole genome shotgun sequence genomic window:
- the LOC106090059 gene encoding uncharacterized protein LOC106090059: MEELEFPGINSTKLFVTLLALSLGAVVFAQSNGIDAAGDEPSQEYLPPTEEANAAKLADDGYRYKTIRKLKYRARHRREVNQEYLPPVNNEPTQEYLPPGEEKAEDGYRYKTVRTLKFRSRHRRDVSEIEQPSKDYLPPVDVELAPDLKTVLGDDGYRYKTVRRLKFRRHRREADMAAAADKDAAAAYLPPAEEMPADEANADMPEAKSAELAQDGYRYKTVRRIRYRYRQ; the protein is encoded by the exons AAACTTTTCGTAACCCTATTGGCCTTGAGCCTAGGCGCTGTGGTCTTCGCCCAATCAAATGGTATTGATGCAGCCGGAGACGAACCCTCTCAGGAATATTTACCCCCCACCGAGGAGGCAAATGCTGCCAAATTGGCTGATGACGGTTATCGCTATAAGACTATCAGAAAATTGAAATATCGTGCCCGCCATCGTCGTGAGGTCAACCAAGAGTATTTGCCTCCAGTCAA CAATGAACCCACTCAAGAGTATCTACCCCCTGGCGAGGAGAAGGCCGAAGATGGTTATCGCTACAAGACTGTGCGCACCTTGAAATTCCGTTCCCGCCACAGACGTGATGTTTCGGAAATTGAACAACCTTCCAAGGACTACTTGCCCCCAGTCGATGTGGAATTGGCCCCTGATCTAAAAACTGTTTTGGGTGATGATGGCTACCGTTATAAAACTGTGCGTCGTTTGAAATTCCGTCGTCATAGACGTGAAGCTGATATGGCTGCTGCTGCCGATAAAGACGCCGCTGCCGCCTACTTGCCTCCGGCCGAAGAGATGCCTGCCGATGAAGCCAATGCTGATATGCCTGAGGCCAAGAGTGCTGAATTGGCCCAGGATGGTTATCGTTATAAGACTGTGCGTCGCATCAGATATCGTTATCGTCAATAG